One Leptolyngbya sp. 'hensonii' genomic region harbors:
- a CDS encoding TIGR03943 family protein: MSASSFFQNRERNRRHRNRRSPFQQWLEVLAIGSWGGLFLKYWLTGKLYLLIHPNYFGLTVVGGIGLIVVALLRLLYLFRGQSASVVGGAQHLNLFPPLISSLLLLVTAIAGLMVEPRAFASPMAAQRGLGESSALTRTRPQAFRSQTVPEDRSLIDWVRTLNVYPEPDAYTGQKVKVQGFVTYPSVSSGLGDRYLGITRFVITCCAADVYPVSLPVKLTQNRAAYPLDRWFEVEGRMITETLGGKRQLVIEAKSLKSIPEPKNPYDY, translated from the coding sequence ATGTCAGCTAGTTCCTTCTTTCAGAACCGAGAGCGCAATCGGCGACACCGGAATCGCCGATCTCCTTTCCAGCAATGGTTAGAAGTGTTAGCCATTGGGTCTTGGGGGGGCCTGTTTTTGAAGTACTGGCTGACCGGGAAACTGTATCTGCTCATCCACCCCAACTATTTTGGGTTGACTGTAGTCGGGGGGATAGGGCTCATTGTTGTGGCTCTGTTGCGCTTGCTGTACCTCTTCCGGGGTCAGTCTGCTTCTGTTGTGGGTGGTGCTCAACATCTGAATCTGTTTCCTCCCCTAATCAGTTCGCTGTTGCTGCTGGTGACGGCGATCGCGGGTCTGATGGTGGAGCCCCGTGCTTTTGCCAGCCCCATGGCAGCCCAGCGAGGTCTGGGAGAGTCCAGTGCCCTCACCCGCACGCGGCCCCAGGCGTTTCGGAGTCAGACTGTTCCGGAAGATCGCTCCCTGATTGATTGGGTCAGAACGCTGAACGTGTATCCGGAGCCGGATGCCTATACCGGACAGAAGGTGAAGGTACAGGGATTTGTTACCTATCCTTCGGTCAGTAGCGGCCTCGGCGATCGGTATTTGGGTATTACTCGCTTTGTGATTACCTGCTGTGCAGCGGATGTTTACCCGGTCAGTTTGCCGGTTAAATTAACCCAGAATCGTGCGGCTTACCCGCTGGATCGGTGGTTTGAGGTGGAGGGGCGGATGATCACAGAAACGCTGGGGGGGAAACGCCAGTTGGTGATTGAAGCTAAATCCCTCAAATCTATCCCTGAACCGAAAAATCCCTATGATTATTAG